The Bos indicus x Bos taurus breed Angus x Brahman F1 hybrid chromosome 13, Bos_hybrid_MaternalHap_v2.0, whole genome shotgun sequence genome includes a region encoding these proteins:
- the HNF4A gene encoding hepatocyte nuclear factor 4-alpha isoform X1, with amino-acid sequence MRLSKTLVDMDMADYSAALDPAYTTLEFENVQVLTMGNDTSPSEGANLNAPNSLGVSALCAICGDRATGKHYGASSCDGCKGFFRRSVRKNHMYSCRFSRQCVVDKDKRNQCRYCRLKKCFRAGMKKEAVQNERDRISTRRSSYEDSSLPSINALLQAEVLSQQITSPVSGINGDIRAKKIASIADVCESMKEQLLVLVEWAKYIPAFCELPLDDQVALLRAHAGEHLLLGATKRSMVFKDVLLLGNDYIVPRHCPELAEMSRVSVRILDELVLPFQELQIDDNEYACLKAIIFFDPDAKGLSDPGKIKRLRSQVQVSLEDYINDRQYDSRGRFGELLLLLPTLQSITWQMIEQIQFIKLFGMAKIDNLLQEMLLGGSSSEAPHAHHPLHPHLMPEHMGTNVIVANTMPAHLSNGQMCEWPRPRGQAATPETPQPSPPGGSGSEPYKLLPGAIATIVKPPSAIPQPTITKQEVI; translated from the exons ACACATCCCCATCAGAGGGTGCCAACCTCAACGCACCCAACAGCCTGGGTGTCAGTGCCCTGTGCGCCATCTGCGGGGACCGGGCCACGGGCAAACACTACGGTGCCTCGAGCTGTGACGGCTGCAAGGGCTTTTTCCGGAGAAGTGTGAGGAAGAACCACATGTACTCCTGCAG GTTTAGCCGGCAGTGCGTGGTGGACAAAGACAAGAGGAACCAGTGCCGCTACTGCAGGCTCAAGAAGTGCTTCCGGGCTGGCATGAAGAAGGAAG CTGTACAGAATGAACGGGACCGGATCAGCACTCGCCGGTCCAGCTACGAGGACAGCAGCCTGCCCTCCATCAATGCGCTCCTGCAGGCTGAGGTCCTGTCCCAGCAG ATCACCTCCCCTGTCTCCGGAATCAACGGCGACATTCGGGCGAAGAAGATCGCCAGCATCGCGGATGTGTGTGAGTCCATGAAAGAGCAGCTGCTGGTGCTCGTCGAGTGGGCCAAGTACATCCCAGCCTTCTGTGAGCTCCCCCTGGACGACCAG GTGGCCCTACTCAGAGCCCACGCCGGCGAGCACCTGCTTCTCGGAGCCACCAAGCGCTCCATGGTGTTCAAGGATGTTCTGCTTCTAG GCAATGACTACATCGTCCCTCGGCACTGCCCGGAGCTGGCAGAGATGAGTCGAGTGTCCGTGCGCATCCTTGATGAGTTGGTGCTGCCCTTTCAAGAGCTGCAGATTGACGACAACGAGTACGCCTGCCTCAAAGCCATCATCTTCTTTGACCCAG ATGCCAAGGGGCTGAGTGACCCGGGCAAGATCAAGAGGCTGCGTTCCCAGGTGCAGgtgagcctggaagactacatcAACGACCGCCAGTACGACTCGCGTGGCCGCTTCggcgagctgctgctgctgctgcccaccCTGCAGAGCATCACCTGGCAGATGATCGAGCAGATCCAGTTCATCAAGCTCTTCGGCATGGCCAAGATCGACAACCTGCTGCAGGAGATGCTGCTGGGAG GGTCCTCCAGTGAAGCACCTCATGCCCACCACCCCCTGCACCCTCACCTGATGCCAGAGCACATGGGCACCAACGTCATTGTTGCCAACACGATGCCTGCTCACCTCAGCAACGGACAGATGTGTGAGTGGCCCCGGCCCAGGGGGCAGGCAG CCACCCCTGAGACTCCACAGCCTTCACCGCCTGGTGGTTCAGGGTCCGAGCCCTACAAGCTTCTGCCCGGAGCTATTGCCACCATCGTCAAGCCCCCCTCTGCCATCCCGCAGCCGACCATCACCAAGCAGGAAGTCATCTAG
- the HNF4A gene encoding hepatocyte nuclear factor 4-alpha isoform X2 yields the protein MRLSKTLVDMDMADYSAALDPAYTTLEFENVQVLTMGNDTSPSEGANLNAPNSLGVSALCAICGDRATGKHYGASSCDGCKGFFRRSVRKNHMYSCRFSRQCVVDKDKRNQCRYCRLKKCFRAGMKKEAVQNERDRISTRRSSYEDSSLPSINALLQAEVLSQQITSPVSGINGDIRAKKIASIADVCESMKEQLLVLVEWAKYIPAFCELPLDDQVALLRAHAGEHLLLGATKRSMVFKDVLLLGNDYIVPRHCPELAEMSRVSVRILDELVLPFQELQIDDNEYACLKAIIFFDPDAKGLSDPGKIKRLRSQVQVSLEDYINDRQYDSRGRFGELLLLLPTLQSITWQMIEQIQFIKLFGMAKIDNLLQEMLLGGSSSEAPHAHHPLHPHLMPEHMGTNVIVANTMPAHLSNGQMSTPETPQPSPPGGSGSEPYKLLPGAIATIVKPPSAIPQPTITKQEVI from the exons ACACATCCCCATCAGAGGGTGCCAACCTCAACGCACCCAACAGCCTGGGTGTCAGTGCCCTGTGCGCCATCTGCGGGGACCGGGCCACGGGCAAACACTACGGTGCCTCGAGCTGTGACGGCTGCAAGGGCTTTTTCCGGAGAAGTGTGAGGAAGAACCACATGTACTCCTGCAG GTTTAGCCGGCAGTGCGTGGTGGACAAAGACAAGAGGAACCAGTGCCGCTACTGCAGGCTCAAGAAGTGCTTCCGGGCTGGCATGAAGAAGGAAG CTGTACAGAATGAACGGGACCGGATCAGCACTCGCCGGTCCAGCTACGAGGACAGCAGCCTGCCCTCCATCAATGCGCTCCTGCAGGCTGAGGTCCTGTCCCAGCAG ATCACCTCCCCTGTCTCCGGAATCAACGGCGACATTCGGGCGAAGAAGATCGCCAGCATCGCGGATGTGTGTGAGTCCATGAAAGAGCAGCTGCTGGTGCTCGTCGAGTGGGCCAAGTACATCCCAGCCTTCTGTGAGCTCCCCCTGGACGACCAG GTGGCCCTACTCAGAGCCCACGCCGGCGAGCACCTGCTTCTCGGAGCCACCAAGCGCTCCATGGTGTTCAAGGATGTTCTGCTTCTAG GCAATGACTACATCGTCCCTCGGCACTGCCCGGAGCTGGCAGAGATGAGTCGAGTGTCCGTGCGCATCCTTGATGAGTTGGTGCTGCCCTTTCAAGAGCTGCAGATTGACGACAACGAGTACGCCTGCCTCAAAGCCATCATCTTCTTTGACCCAG ATGCCAAGGGGCTGAGTGACCCGGGCAAGATCAAGAGGCTGCGTTCCCAGGTGCAGgtgagcctggaagactacatcAACGACCGCCAGTACGACTCGCGTGGCCGCTTCggcgagctgctgctgctgctgcccaccCTGCAGAGCATCACCTGGCAGATGATCGAGCAGATCCAGTTCATCAAGCTCTTCGGCATGGCCAAGATCGACAACCTGCTGCAGGAGATGCTGCTGGGAG GGTCCTCCAGTGAAGCACCTCATGCCCACCACCCCCTGCACCCTCACCTGATGCCAGAGCACATGGGCACCAACGTCATTGTTGCCAACACGATGCCTGCTCACCTCAGCAACGGACAGATGT CCACCCCTGAGACTCCACAGCCTTCACCGCCTGGTGGTTCAGGGTCCGAGCCCTACAAGCTTCTGCCCGGAGCTATTGCCACCATCGTCAAGCCCCCCTCTGCCATCCCGCAGCCGACCATCACCAAGCAGGAAGTCATCTAG